The Kosakonia sp. SMBL-WEM22 sequence ACTCCGGCGTGGAAGCGGCTATCGACTTGGCCGGGATTGTTGAACACGTGACGCTGCTGGAGTTTGCTCCGGAGATGAAAGCGGATCAGGTGTTGCAGGATAAAGTTCGCAGCCTGAAGAACGTCGATATCGTTCTGAACGCGCAGACCACCGAAGTGAAAGGCGACGGTACCAAAGTGACCGGTCTTGAGTACCGCGACCGCGTGAGCGGCGATGTGCATCAGGTTGCGCTGGCGGGGATCTTCGTGCAGATCGGTCTGCTGCCGAACACCACCTGGCTGGAAGGCGCGATTGAGCGCAACCGCATGGGCGAAATCATCATCGACGCCAAATGCGAAACCAGCGTGAAAGGCGTGTTCGCGGCGGGTGACTGCACCACAGTGCCGTACAAACAGATCATTATTGCTACCGGCGAAGGTGCCAAAGCGTCACTGAGCGCGTTTGATTACCTGATCCGTACCAAAGCGTAAGCAAAAATAAGAGAGTAAGAGTCACCTGCATATAAAAAGCTGCCGCAAGGCAGCTTTTTTTTACCCGGATGATTCGGTGCGCTCATTTTGCCGGATGGCGCTGGCGCTTATCCGGCCTGCGGGGATCGCCGCCGTTTGTAGGCCGGATAAGGCGGAGCCGCCATCCGGCAATAGGCCGCGTCTACCGCACCACCAACACCGGAATATGCGCGTGGCGCACTACGCTGGAGGCATTGGAGCCGAGCAGATGGGTGCTGATAGACGGGTTACGCGAGGCGATCACCACCATATCCGCATGCAGCTCTTCGCCAAGCTCATTAACCATATCGCGCACGCTGCCGAAGCGCACGTGGGTATGAATGCGCGAAGGATCGATGGAGAAATGGCTTCGCATACTCTCGAGGCGGGTCTGCGCCTCCTTGTGCAGATGCTCTTCAAAGCGGCGTAAATCGGCGGCGAAACGGTGCAGGTTCAGGCTGGCAGAAGCGGGCAACACATGCAGCAGGTGAATAACACCTTCGCTCTGGGCGAGGAATTCCGCGTGGCGGACGGCTTTGTCGCACAACTCCATTTCGAAAATATCGACCGGCATAATGATTGTCTGGTACATAAACGTGTCTCCCTGTGGATTATGTCCCAGGAATTGAAGCACAAAGAGAGGGGGGATTTTGCTGCCTGGGTGGCAAATCTGCACACTGTCGGGTGCCGGAAAGAGGATGCGGGCGCATCCTCTGCAAAACAAAGCAGGGCGGGGATCAGAGCATGAAATCGCCAGCGGCTTCGGGCTGGTAGAGTAGCTCCAGCACTTCAAGGTCGGTGGTGGTGCCTCCTGGCAACGTCCAGTGA is a genomic window containing:
- the uspG gene encoding universal stress protein UspG yields the protein MYQTIIMPVDIFEMELCDKAVRHAEFLAQSEGVIHLLHVLPASASLNLHRFAADLRRFEEHLHKEAQTRLESMRSHFSIDPSRIHTHVRFGSVRDMVNELGEELHADMVVIASRNPSISTHLLGSNASSVVRHAHIPVLVVR